The Sphingopyxis sp. TUF1 genome segment CGCCTTGAATTTCCATGTCGTATCGACATGGAGCAACGGGAACGGCGGCGGCGAGGGATAGAAGGCCTTGCGCGCGAGATGCAGCATCACCGCGCTGTCCTTGCCCACGCTGTACAGCATGACGGGCTTGGCCGCATCGGCCATCACTTCGCGCATGATATGAATGCTCTCGGCCTCGAGCCGGTCGAGGTGGGTCAGCGTATCGGTCATTCCCTGCCCTTGCCGCCCCTCTATAATGCGATCAAGCTGTAAGGCCTTTTGACGATGCAAGCCAGACTTGTGAAGTGGGTCATATGGCAGCGTCGACCTTTGCGTGCCGCCACTCGGCTGCAATCGCGCCAATCGTTTCACGCGCATGGGCAAGCCGCGGTGTGATTTCTGGCAACGACGCCCAGGCGGGATCGGCGATCAGGCCTAGCTCACGGCGAAAGTCGTACCCCGCGACCTTCAGCGGCACGATCCCGTCAATCGCCAGCGATACCGGCGCGGTGGTGATGCCGATGCCCGCAGCAACCATCCTGAGGCAGCGATCATCGCTTTCGCTGCGTAGCGCGAAACGCGGGCGCACGCCATGGCGCGTGAAAAAACGGCTCGTCGCGACCAGAAATTCGCACGAGCGGCGTGCGATCATCGTCTCGGCCGCCAGTTCATCGGGCGTGACCTCGATCCGGCCGACAAGCGGATGATCGGCGGCAACGAACATCGTCAGCGGCTCGTCATAGAGCGGCGTGACATGATCGCCGCGCTCACCGGGACGCAGGCCCGCGATCGCCATGTGGATGCGCGCGCTTCCCAGCGCGGCGCGAAGCTCGGCATCGCTGCTTTCGACGATCTCGATCGCAAAGCTCGGGCGCAGCGCGGCGACGATCGCCTGCAACAGCTCGCCGGGCATCGACCGGATGACGCCCAGCTTCAGCTCGGCCGCCTGCCGGTCGCCGGTGCGGCCGAAATCGTCCGCCGCGCGAAATCCGCGGTCGAGATCGCGCGCGATCGGCAGAAAACGCCCGCCCGCCTCGG includes the following:
- a CDS encoding LysR family transcriptional regulator — encoded protein: MIKRAHIRQFLAVVDAGSFTQAALRIRVTQPALSAGIAELERLVGTPLFLRNRRQIRLTEAGGRFLPIARDLDRGFRAADDFGRTGDRQAAELKLGVIRSMPGELLQAIVAALRPSFAIEIVESSDAELRAALGSARIHMAIAGLRPGERGDHVTPLYDEPLTMFVAADHPLVGRIEVTPDELAAETMIARRSCEFLVATSRFFTRHGVRPRFALRSESDDRCLRMVAAGIGITTAPVSLAIDGIVPLKVAGYDFRRELGLIADPAWASLPEITPRLAHARETIGAIAAEWRHAKVDAAI